Below is a window of Humulus lupulus chromosome 2, drHumLupu1.1, whole genome shotgun sequence DNA.
GTCTCAAATGCAAGTCGAAGAGGACTCAACACAAGTTCTGCCACAGACCCCTCCAAAGTATTCCCAGCACTTGCCAAGACAGTGGAAATAGTTGCACTTATGCTCACTGGCTTAGCAACTGGAATAGCCTCGGCATCGTGAGGAACTGTTTGTGACTGGCTTTCCTCTGTTTCAGATTTTGCAGCTCCATCTTCAAGTGAACTGCAACAGAAAGAGATACCATACACAACAATTAAAGGACATCTTATTGTTACAGAGGATTTGATAAGTAAAGTTTTACATGTTAAAGATGTGCTACTTGACCTGattgcataaaaaaaaatcaacagaAATTACACAAGAACAAGTTAAAGATTGTAACAGTTacattaatctttattttattattattatttttttttgggtgGTGGGGGGGAATAAGAAGTACAAACCTCTCATCACCAGCAACCGATGCAGCTTTGTTTGTCTCACTGGAAGCGGAAGGCTGAACCTGATTGACCTCTTTCGTACCATCTGAGAAAAAATTATTACAACAAAACAAACTAGTGAGTTACACCTTGAATTTTCTCATCTCTAGCTTAATGGACAATTGACATAGTAAGCGGATGTTTGTGATGATGGTGAAATGTACAAACCAAAACAAAACTGTTCATTGCTAATTCTAGTCAATAACAGCCACCTCTAATTTCAATCGCAAACAAGAAAATGCATTTGAAAAAATCGACATTATCACTTTCAAATTGAAAAGAAGCATAACCTATATAATTCTGAATAGCCTTCTGAAGTTCTAGATGTTTTTTCCCCGAACATTCTTTCAGCATCGATTCAAATGCCCGTGTAACAAAACCACCAGCTGCACCACCCGCCATTTTTACTTTCTTCAATCAAAATTCCCCTCGTTCCGCAATTCTCCCCAATCTTAAACCAAAAAAACATGTGAAACAAAAGGACGCCTGACTGAAATTAGCATCAACCAGAAACAAATGCCGAGAACTCGGATCGAAAGCCATTGAGCCAAGATCCGATAAAGGAAAGAACAGCTATAGATGAGCAATTGCAGAGACATGGAGAGAGACACTTACCTTAGACTTTTGCAAGTTGCGAAAGAGAGATCTGAAAAGGAGGAGAGGAGAGTGTATTAGATCTGGTGATCTGGTACGGTTATAGAGTGTGTTTCACTCTTCTTCTCCTACTGGCTACTGGTCTTCTCTCGCGGAGCTCGGAGCGAAGCCTCGGACATTTCCAATTGCCACCGTTGGCTGGATTGAGAGGAGGGACTTTTGAGAGGGAAATTTCATATAGAAGCACCTGTACCCTTCCATTCATCCGTCGGTCAtgcgagaaagagagagagagaccgagGGGAGAGGCGTGAGGCACTATACCCTTCCATTCATCCGTCGGCcatgcaagagagagagagagagagagaccgagGGGGAAAGGCGTGAGGCACTATACCCTTCCATTCATCTGTTGGCcatgcgagagagagagagagagagagagaccgagGGAAGAGGCAGACCGAGGGGAGAGGCGTGAGGCGAGAAGGTTatggtagagagagagagacagaggggAGAGCATTTGCTTTGGTTAATGAAAATGTGAGTTAAGAGTTGGGGAAAAAGTAAAAGCGGGTGTTTTAACAAAAAAATTCATTTGCCGCCCCTTTTTTTCTCTTCCGTGTTCTACCCATTTGGCTAATCATCAATAATAGcattttttaaattatgtaatattttaatgtaatatttagtcaaatttgttgtagtgatcaATAGTTTTTACTATTTAATTGAAAACTATTATCAATTATATCATTACCATGTATCCATAGCATTTAAAATCAAGACAAAAATTGCATTGTGTTTAAAATAAGTACATAAAAAAAGTCCATAATAAACATTAAAAAGGTATAATTAGCAACAATGATATTACACAACATTCATAATCGTAATTAGACTTACCACTAGTAAGTTCAGATCACCAACATTGAAAGAAAAATTATGCTATTTTATACTTCTGAGTTTTAAGCTAAATACCATTTATGCctctatattttttaaaaattctataACAAACCCTATAATTATCAAAACGAAGCAGAGATAACTTTGGCCTAATTCTAGTCAAAATTTTACGAAAAccccaaaagtccttttatttaaattattcttCAATGTTAATgtgtaattaaatttgaattttcaaatttagtcttaatttatttgaattttaaatgtagtttgttattttctattatttaaataattaattagtatATTTTAAATAGGTGTAtgctatagttttcttttttGATCTGAGTGTATGCTATAGTTTTCATTAGAATGTTATCAATAAgtttactaaaataaagttaaATAATATCTGTACCTTTTGACAATCACATAGTTTGTTGTAGAAAAGTTTAAAAAATACAAGGTATATCTAATATAAAATGGTGTCAAGTTActcaagctttttttttttttgacaaataagTTACTGAAGCTTTGAAAGCTAAAGCATTGAGACAAATTAACCATCATAGTACAAATAAATATACCAAATTCCAGGCCAGTTACAAATAAATATAACtataacacaaaataaaaaagataaataCATTATAACATATAAATTGTATGGCATTATAAACTttttcaataaatatatatattattgcaaaaaaaaaaaaaaagataaatacataactaaacaaaatcaaaataaaatctaTTCATAAAGTGGATATTGAACTAACAAAGAAATGAAGCAAAAGTTTTCGAAATCTTCTTTTTCCTTTCCGAGAAAAACCTTGAGGGTTTGGGTTTATCTCCACAGAGATGTACAGAAAGGGAACTGCACAGAAGAAACTAATATGTCTTTCCTTTGTCTCTTATGGCAGGCTATATCAGAAGACTTCAATTTCTGGACCAGAAAAATACCAAGCCAAGACACACCAATTAGCACGAAACCAATAATTTCACGTAACAAATTTAATGCCACCTTCGAATATGATTCCTTTCAAGCAGGCCTTCCATTATTACTTTCTTCTTATAATCCTTGGACTCATTCTCCGGCAACTTTTTTTCATTCTCCGGCTTGCAGTTTCCGGCGTACCACGCCGGGAAAAGCAAGTATAGCCATGATATCGTTGTAAAGACTACTGCCCAGTACCTACCCCACAAGACTGTGATTGTGAGACTAAGTAAAAGCATGTATAGGCCAGAGCTGAAACCAGATTGGCCCATCTCTGACACTTTCGAGTACTTCTCTTCAGTGTGGCTTGATTGGTTCACCGAAACGCGAACGTTATTCTTTCTCTTTGGAGAAACTTCAGACTCTGATCtacttgaagaagaagaagaagaagacgatgaggatgaacTAAGAATAGTATGATTCATTAGTTCAAAACTACCAAAATCAGGAGATTTTTTCTTACTCTTTAAAATACTAAGCTTTGATTTACTCGAGTCTTGTTTGGATCTTTTTCTGTCACGAACTCTCTTCGCCTGTAAACCAAAGAGACTGATATCATTACAAAGTATTTGTATAATCAAACCATTTAATCTCTGTATTGATCAAATAGTCAAGCGAGAAGATGAGAGTCTAACCAAAGCGGTGTCGAATAACACTGCTTTAATAACCTGGGAAAATGTCTTCTTCGTGGGTTGTGGCACAATGGTTGAGTTATTTTCCGAATTCATGGAAGACCCACATTCAGAAACTTTCATACCCTCCATGTTTTCTACTTTGATATACGTAAAACCCATATCAGTGGAAGGAACAATAAGGCTTTTGGGTTCAATCACCACGTCCATATCGACCATAGGTCGAAAACAATGCCAGAGTTTGTTTTTTAAAACATTTCGCATTTTCTGATCTGTAACTTAAGAAGAAGAGCTTCTTGAATAATATGTTAGCAATGGCAGTGGTTTATGTACACATAAATACGTGTTAAGATAATTAAAACGAAATTATACATTGATAGGTTTTGTATGATCGAGAGAGAGCTTGAGAAGAAACAGAGACAATCAGACTAACACTGATTTTTCCCCTTCCGTGTTCTTAAGAGTAAAAAGTGAAAGTTGCGTTGGTAattattgtttatatatttatcCCACGGATTTAtgtgtttatttttctttcaattgaCCGAAAGTGACAGTTCAAGGGTCTTGGTGATTAGTGGACATTGGACAGCTTTTGTAATAATACACTACGAAAAAACAACTTTTGTCGGTGTTTTTCGTTAAACGTACCGGGAAAAGAATTAACACAAAGTGCTGGTAAAATCTTAGGCTTTTCTCCGAAACTTTTCCGGTTGGGAAATTTAACTTTGTATAGGTGTGAAAATTCAAAACCTTTAGCGACCAGCTTCACCAAATACGCTAGAGAAAGTTTCTATTATTAATGTTGACATTGATAAGGTAATTTTGAAGAGCATTAAACAATATTTCAAAAAGAATAGAAGAACacaagaatttttacgtggttcaacaattaaaatctgcctagtccaggagtcaatattattgatcttgacgCTCTCTCAAAGTTTTTTCAAAGCAATTTAGCAGAGTATTCCCAGTACAATTTTGTGTGTGAACCCGAAATGAAAAATACcagactatttatagacctggttatgAGAATATCTTCCACTGATTCAGGGGAAAttacaatcaattattcaaatttgaaataaatgtaaataaatacattaattatatagtatcccatgataattgagatttaatataagataacaacaaatccctaaggaatagagATTTCCTAACAGCTGCTGTGTGCAAAATACGTTGTTGATCTCGAATGCAAGGTTAGCGggctttcgagatcgaccaataTTTCGAACTCGTTATTCCGGTCACCCTCCTCCTCACCTATTGGTTTCATCAAACTCAGTCTTCGGAGACCAATGCCTTCGGgcttgcaactaaggctcgaataataCCCATATGCTTCggagaagattctttctttcgagcttgaaacttaagctcgaaccttccaacttgtgctcgatcgccaacaaCAATAGATCAAGAATCATGcctatttatacaagtgttcaatcaatgcttgttattttcgaggctacatttcgaggctcatttgtTCAttatcgaaatttgggtgtaacattttgccccctcaaaagtgttggtttgaaTCCTTTGAGAATAAAACTTTTGAACTCTATACTTTCGAATATCGTGTCACCTACTACAATTGAGTGCGGACATGCGTCACTTGGGGATTGCACACCAAGAGTACTCTCTTTTTCTGCGCACGTCCCTTCCCATTCTTTTTGCCGCCATACTTCGGGAATCAAATGTGATCCCTTGGatcattttttaatataaatcaATGGTCCAGATCCATTCAACCTTTGATATCCCAActggggtatatatatatatcccctCTCCATCTCCTTCACTCTCATTTTCACTCCTCAGAAAGCACGAACCAGAGAGAAAAAAACCAGgattttctttgcatgttctctaaaccgaaTAAGCAAAGCAATACCACTACCTTCGGCTCCGTGGGATCATTCTTGCTTCCCATTCTCCAGTCGACGATCTCCTCGTTCCCGCGAAAAAATTTGTGTAAGTCCgatcattatatatattttcccttTTTTCTACGTGTTTCACCTGTTCCTGAGAATAGCCTTCTGGTTTTTACCAGAGTTTTAAGGCTTCTCTCTTGCATTAGGCAAGTTTTTTTATTTGAGTAGATTTGGTATGATTAGAATCATAGTTTAGACCATAAAATTTTCGgtagaaacatgtaaaaatggagtttttcaGGTAATGAGGTATTTAGGTCATAGGTTtcatgtagcttaagaaatagagTTTTGGATTAGGATTTTAATGCACGTATCCCGAAAAATATCGCCTTTTCGGGTAACCTCCACCTTTTTCCCTGGAAATCTGGAATTCTTTTAAACTAGTAATAATTGCCCACTCTCACGTGGGTGCACTCTTGATGCctcgaacttta
It encodes the following:
- the LOC133815966 gene encoding uncharacterized protein LOC133815966 produces the protein MRNVLKNKLWHCFRPMVDMDVVIEPKSLIVPSTDMGFTYIKVENMEGMKVSECGSSMNSENNSTIVPQPTKKTFSQVIKAVLFDTALAKRVRDRKRSKQDSSKSKLSILKSKKKSPDFGSFELMNHTILSSSSSSSSSSSSSRSESEVSPKRKNNVRVSVNQSSHTEEKYSKVSEMGQSGFSSGLYMLLLSLTITVLWGRYWAVVFTTISWLYLLFPAWYAGNCKPENEKKLPENESKDYKKKVIMEGLLERNHIRRWH
- the LOC133815965 gene encoding brefeldin A-inhibited guanine nucleotide-exchange protein 5-like, translated to MAGGAAGGFVTRAFESMLKECSGKKHLELQKAIQNYIDGTKEVNQVQPSASSETNKAASVAGDESSLEDGAAKSETEESQSQTVPHDAEAIPVAKPVSISATISTVLASAGNTLEGSVAELVLSPLRLAFETKNLKILESALDCLHVCICHVFYFHALNFIG